One Festucalex cinctus isolate MCC-2025b chromosome 3, RoL_Fcin_1.0, whole genome shotgun sequence DNA window includes the following coding sequences:
- the LOC144015943 gene encoding guanine nucleotide-binding protein G(o) subunit alpha-like gives MFHRCSAHQQNRMHESLKMFDSISNSKWFEETSIILFLNKKDIFQHKINKSPLSICFPEYTGPNTYEEGISFITSQFNSKNKSSTKEVYSHVTCATDTNNVQFVFNAATDVIIADSLRRSGLA, from the exons ATGTTCCACAGATGCTCCGCCCACCAACAG AATCGTATGCACGAGTCTCTGAAGATGTTTGATTCCATCAGTAACAGCAAGTGGTTTGAAGAGACCTCCATCATCCTCTTCCTCaacaaaaaggacatttttcagCACAAGATCAACAAGTCGCCACTGTCCATCTGCTTCCCCGAGTACACAG GGCCAAACACATACGAGGAAGGAATCTCCTTTATTACATCTCAGTTCAACAGCAAGAACAAGTCATCGACAAAGGAGGTTTACTCCCATGTGACCTGCGCGACAGACACCAACAACGTGCAGTTTGTCTTTAACGCTGCCACTGATGTCATCATCGCCGACAGTCTCCGACGCTCTGGCCTGGCCTGA